In Leptospira langatensis, a genomic segment contains:
- a CDS encoding PAS domain-containing hybrid sensor histidine kinase/response regulator, which translates to MPETPSDLLTFIQFFANSNVNAIYLTHVIRDKDGKLFDWTLEYCNELGSKMMGIPLQDLLGKSYRQLSPGAMEKNPELLQFMDSVSKAGSEWRGIRSSIISGKFYDATLLCPKDDWIISIAKDLHQELKEKDIFREAAMQSHDPLYYLEPVFSDTGGIEDFLYTDLNPAAEEELRLKREAVLGHSLCKLFPESIFTGIFELYVKAFKEGGTIEKEFLIAHPSGHRSYQIRVSKIQTGILVNNKNITDMRSVEEQIRVQKEQLEFTYLASNDGYWDFNIKENKLFLSARWKTMLGYSEEELSNDDPQIWRKLVHPDDLRIALSAFRRHKNEETERFDKVLRYKKKDGEYIFIRSRALIIKDETGEPIRIVGTHTDTSTAKQAELALEKAKERAEKADKTKSEFLGMISHEMRTPLNGISGMAHLLEDLVKDPVQKEYLKDLIDSTEILSRLIDDLLQVVTLDSAKIEIREEVFALQTLVDMVRTLIEPSAKSKNISLQIFVSNKLPTRIVGDRTRIEQIILNLLINSVKFTEKGSVSLSIDLEGQNYIVFKIRDTGIGIKEEARQKIFEAFHQEDLADTRKYKGVGLGLYIAKRIVTLMKGDIRLYSEPGEGSEFTVLLPLKTEEEFTQKHPPKEQSLVPFFQSGSVLVVDDNEINLKILSKQISKTGLKTDAVLSGYEAVKLLESNERKYDLIFLDLQMPGMDGYHTADAIHALHSSNANVPIIAVTASSFSETYEKCAQHGIEGFIGKPFQPTQLYKVLTEFL; encoded by the coding sequence ATGCCAGAAACCCCGTCGGACCTTCTTACCTTTATTCAATTTTTTGCAAATTCCAACGTAAACGCGATCTATCTTACCCATGTAATTAGAGACAAGGACGGAAAACTCTTCGATTGGACCCTAGAGTATTGCAACGAACTCGGCTCGAAAATGATGGGCATTCCCCTCCAAGATCTATTAGGAAAAAGTTATAGACAATTAAGCCCCGGGGCAATGGAGAAAAATCCGGAACTACTTCAATTCATGGACTCCGTAAGTAAGGCGGGCTCCGAGTGGAGAGGGATCCGTTCTTCCATCATTTCCGGAAAATTCTACGATGCGACCCTTCTCTGTCCGAAAGATGATTGGATCATCTCTATTGCCAAAGACTTGCACCAGGAATTAAAGGAAAAGGATATCTTCCGAGAAGCGGCCATGCAGAGCCATGATCCTCTATATTATCTGGAGCCGGTCTTTAGCGACACGGGAGGAATAGAGGATTTTCTATATACGGATCTGAATCCTGCAGCGGAAGAAGAACTAAGGCTGAAGAGAGAAGCAGTCTTAGGGCATTCCCTTTGCAAATTATTTCCGGAGAGTATTTTCACCGGTATTTTCGAATTATACGTTAAGGCATTTAAAGAAGGCGGAACGATCGAGAAAGAATTCCTGATCGCTCATCCATCCGGACATAGAAGTTATCAGATTCGGGTAAGCAAGATCCAAACCGGTATCCTAGTGAATAACAAGAATATTACGGATATGCGAAGTGTAGAGGAACAGATCCGAGTCCAAAAAGAACAGTTGGAGTTTACCTATCTGGCATCGAATGACGGATACTGGGACTTTAATATAAAAGAAAACAAACTCTTCCTCTCCGCAAGATGGAAGACTATGCTCGGATATTCCGAAGAAGAGCTCTCCAACGACGACCCCCAGATCTGGAGAAAGTTGGTGCATCCGGACGATCTACGAATAGCTCTTTCCGCTTTCCGACGACATAAGAATGAAGAAACGGAGCGTTTCGATAAGGTACTTCGATATAAGAAGAAGGATGGGGAATATATTTTCATACGTTCCCGCGCTCTGATCATCAAGGATGAGACCGGAGAACCCATTCGGATCGTGGGAACTCATACGGATACCTCCACTGCAAAGCAAGCCGAACTCGCATTGGAAAAAGCAAAGGAAAGAGCCGAAAAAGCGGATAAGACAAAATCGGAGTTCTTAGGAATGATCTCTCATGAAATGAGAACTCCCTTAAACGGTATATCCGGGATGGCTCATCTACTCGAGGATCTAGTAAAGGATCCGGTTCAAAAAGAATATTTAAAAGATCTAATAGACTCCACCGAAATACTCTCCCGACTGATCGACGATCTATTGCAAGTCGTAACACTGGACTCCGCAAAGATAGAGATCCGAGAAGAAGTATTCGCTCTCCAAACCTTGGTCGACATGGTGAGAACCCTGATAGAGCCGAGTGCGAAATCCAAGAATATCAGTCTGCAGATCTTCGTATCCAACAAACTCCCAACCAGGATCGTAGGGGATAGAACCAGGATTGAACAGATCATACTCAATCTTCTCATAAACTCTGTGAAGTTTACGGAGAAGGGTTCTGTTTCCCTTTCCATCGATCTCGAAGGACAGAATTATATCGTATTCAAGATCCGAGATACCGGGATCGGGATCAAGGAAGAAGCGAGACAGAAGATCTTCGAGGCGTTCCATCAGGAGGATCTCGCGGACACTAGAAAATACAAAGGCGTCGGTTTAGGATTATACATTGCAAAGCGCATCGTTACTCTCATGAAGGGAGACATTCGGCTCTATTCCGAACCGGGAGAAGGCTCCGAGTTCACGGTCCTTCTTCCTCTCAAGACAGAAGAGGAATTTACACAGAAGCATCCTCCTAAGGAACAGAGCCTTGTCCCATTCTTCCAATCCGGTTCAGTTCTTGTAGTAGACGATAACGAGATCAATCTGAAGATCCTCTCCAAGCAGATCAGTAAGACCGGCTTAAAAACAGACGCCGTTCTAAGCGGGTATGAGGCAGTGAAATTACTCGAGTCTAACGAGAGAAAATATGATCTTATTTTCTTAGATCTTCAAATGCCTGGCATGGACGGGTATCATACTGCGGACGCAATACATGCTTTACATTCTTCTAATGCAAATGTCCCGATCATTGCGGTGACTGCCAGTTCCTTCTCCGAAACATATGAGAAATGCGCCCAACATGGGATCGAAGGTTTTATAGGCAAGCCGTTTCAACCCACTCAGCTGTACAAAGTCTTAACAGAGTTTCTCTAG
- a CDS encoding efflux RND transporter permease subunit, with the protein MNFAELSIKRPIFITCTVLIILVTGYLSLNKLGVDLFPNVTIPVVTVTVPYPGAAPNEIETLIAKPVEDELSTISGVKRIRSTCNEGAGVVIVEFTLETDVKYAEQQIRDKVSAVKPKLPNDIKEPVIRRIDPADQPIIILALNAELTEAQIYDIANEEIKQNLLTAKDVGNITIYGGRKREIHVELDRQKLKQHMIPASVVSNRLASGGTNIPAGKVSKSDSELVYRTINEFKSPQEIRDTPISLFGNEVPVKIGQLGQVTDTLEDETTRAYFNGKKAVFLLVFKQSGANTVAVAKEVKKRVEDLNKELARRDGHAILSIANDNSIQIDDNIYDVKETIIIGIALTIVVVLLFLGSVRSTVITGLALPNSLLGAFILMAVAGFTVNVMTLLALSLAVGLLIDDAIVVRENIFRHREMGKSPREASTEGTKEVTLAVIATTMTVIAVFLPIAFVSGVVGQFLREFGLTVCFALLISLYDALTIAPMLSAYFGGKISAAHAGNGASHSSSSAEFTSIPSNGKKKKKPETTPLEEIAFSKIRAQEKPKGIVATVLGLPLQILKLVFKVLGTVLSPVEKGLDYVLSKFNTFQTMLENLYASVLKFTLKRPIFILSGAILIFVASLVLTKFIPKTFLPAQDQGKFQVTLDMPPGTSVQRMAEVAQDVYRNLAAHKEIKLVAMFNTNRTATMFVEMIPAKERTMNTSEFKDTLRKELESFSFANPIVKDVDNVGGGQRPFTLVVSGQNGKVVEEYSRKLFNKLKDSKALLDVDTSYRAGAPEFRVVPNREREVLLGIPGTVIGNELRTLVEGTTPAVFRENGVEYDIRVRLKEGQRDLKDNFYNSFVPNFNNMMIPIQNVASAEETTGLATINRMNRNQSVEIYADVNPGGPGMGGAMEEVTKLTQTELPLPPGVRIGYTGQAENFKEMGTSLGIAMGLGVLFIYMVLASLYESFITPIAIMLVLPLALCGAFIALFLTQKSLDIFSMIGLIMLIGVATKNSILLVDFTNQLIQRGVEMKEAIIEAGRERLRPILMTSFALIAGMAPIAIGLNEASKQRTSMGVAIIGGLISSTVLTLVVVPAAFSYIEKLNQMVRRNSPNPDA; encoded by the coding sequence ATGAATTTTGCAGAACTGTCGATCAAACGACCGATTTTCATCACCTGTACCGTTCTCATTATCCTTGTGACGGGATATCTATCCCTGAACAAGTTGGGAGTGGACTTATTTCCTAACGTAACGATCCCGGTCGTGACCGTCACCGTTCCTTATCCTGGTGCGGCTCCAAACGAGATCGAGACCCTCATCGCTAAACCGGTCGAAGACGAACTCTCTACGATTTCCGGTGTAAAGCGGATCCGTTCTACCTGTAACGAAGGTGCGGGCGTCGTGATCGTCGAATTCACTTTGGAAACAGATGTGAAATATGCGGAGCAGCAGATCCGGGACAAGGTGTCCGCGGTAAAACCGAAGCTCCCGAACGATATCAAAGAACCTGTCATTCGTAGGATAGACCCTGCCGATCAGCCGATCATTATTCTCGCATTGAATGCGGAACTGACCGAGGCTCAGATCTACGATATTGCGAACGAAGAGATCAAACAGAATCTTTTGACCGCTAAGGATGTGGGAAACATCACCATTTATGGCGGTAGAAAGAGAGAGATCCATGTGGAGCTGGATAGACAAAAATTAAAGCAACACATGATCCCGGCTTCTGTGGTCTCGAACCGACTCGCTTCCGGTGGTACGAATATTCCCGCAGGTAAAGTGAGTAAGTCGGACTCAGAGCTTGTTTACAGGACCATCAACGAATTTAAATCCCCACAAGAGATCAGAGATACTCCGATCTCTCTCTTCGGGAACGAAGTTCCTGTTAAGATAGGGCAGCTCGGGCAAGTAACCGACACTCTGGAAGACGAAACCACTCGAGCGTATTTTAACGGTAAGAAGGCGGTCTTCCTTCTCGTATTCAAACAATCCGGAGCCAACACAGTAGCAGTGGCTAAGGAAGTGAAGAAGAGAGTAGAGGACCTCAACAAGGAACTCGCGCGCAGGGATGGACATGCAATACTTTCCATCGCGAACGATAACTCCATTCAGATTGACGATAATATCTACGACGTAAAAGAGACCATTATCATAGGGATCGCACTTACGATCGTAGTGGTTCTACTCTTCTTAGGAAGCGTTCGATCTACTGTGATCACAGGGCTTGCTCTTCCAAACTCCCTTTTAGGAGCGTTTATCTTGATGGCAGTTGCGGGATTCACAGTGAACGTGATGACCCTTCTTGCATTGAGCTTGGCCGTGGGTCTTCTCATCGACGACGCAATCGTGGTTCGGGAGAATATCTTCCGACATAGAGAGATGGGTAAATCTCCTAGAGAAGCTTCTACAGAAGGAACCAAAGAAGTAACTCTTGCTGTGATCGCGACTACTATGACAGTGATCGCAGTTTTCTTGCCGATCGCTTTCGTAAGCGGTGTGGTAGGACAGTTCTTAAGAGAGTTCGGATTAACGGTTTGCTTCGCTCTATTGATCTCTCTCTATGATGCGTTAACGATCGCTCCGATGCTTTCCGCTTATTTCGGAGGAAAGATCTCCGCGGCTCACGCAGGAAATGGCGCTTCTCATTCTTCTTCGAGCGCAGAATTTACTTCTATACCTTCTAACGGTAAGAAGAAAAAGAAACCGGAAACCACTCCTTTGGAAGAGATCGCGTTCTCCAAGATCAGAGCTCAGGAAAAACCGAAGGGGATCGTGGCGACAGTTCTTGGTCTTCCATTACAGATCTTGAAACTTGTATTCAAGGTGCTCGGCACTGTTCTTTCTCCGGTAGAGAAGGGTTTGGATTATGTTTTAAGTAAGTTCAATACGTTCCAAACTATGTTGGAGAATCTATACGCTTCCGTACTGAAATTCACCTTGAAGAGACCTATCTTCATCCTGAGTGGAGCGATCCTGATCTTTGTAGCGAGCTTGGTGCTTACTAAGTTCATTCCTAAGACATTCTTGCCTGCTCAGGACCAAGGTAAATTCCAGGTAACGCTGGACATGCCTCCTGGAACTTCCGTGCAACGTATGGCAGAAGTCGCACAGGATGTGTATCGTAATCTTGCCGCTCATAAAGAGATCAAGTTGGTCGCCATGTTCAATACGAACAGGACCGCCACCATGTTCGTCGAGATGATCCCTGCGAAAGAAAGGACCATGAATACTTCGGAGTTCAAGGATACCCTTCGTAAGGAATTGGAATCTTTCTCCTTTGCAAACCCGATCGTAAAAGACGTGGATAATGTGGGAGGAGGACAAAGACCTTTCACTCTCGTGGTCAGCGGTCAGAACGGCAAGGTTGTGGAAGAATATTCCCGCAAGCTATTCAATAAATTAAAAGATTCTAAAGCTCTTCTGGATGTGGACACAAGCTATAGAGCGGGTGCTCCCGAATTCAGAGTTGTACCAAACCGGGAAAGAGAGGTCCTTCTCGGAATTCCTGGAACCGTGATCGGTAACGAGCTCAGAACCCTGGTAGAAGGAACTACTCCAGCAGTCTTTCGTGAGAACGGAGTGGAATACGATATTCGCGTTCGATTGAAAGAAGGGCAGAGGGACCTGAAGGATAACTTCTATAATTCCTTCGTTCCAAACTTCAATAATATGATGATCCCGATCCAGAACGTAGCTTCCGCAGAAGAAACCACTGGACTCGCAACCATCAACCGGATGAACAGGAACCAATCCGTAGAGATCTATGCGGACGTAAATCCTGGCGGACCTGGAATGGGAGGAGCCATGGAAGAAGTTACCAAGCTAACGCAAACGGAACTTCCTCTTCCTCCGGGAGTCCGAATCGGTTATACGGGGCAGGCGGAGAACTTTAAGGAAATGGGAACTTCCTTAGGAATTGCAATGGGACTAGGAGTGCTCTTCATCTATATGGTGCTTGCCTCCTTGTATGAGAGCTTTATCACTCCGATCGCGATCATGTTGGTATTACCTCTTGCGCTTTGCGGAGCTTTCATCGCTCTCTTCTTAACACAAAAGTCCTTGGATATCTTCTCCATGATCGGTCTGATCATGCTCATCGGTGTTGCGACCAAGAACTCGATCCTTCTCGTAGACTTCACGAACCAGCTCATACAAAGAGGGGTGGAAATGAAGGAAGCGATCATAGAAGCGGGAAGAGAACGTCTTCGTCCGATCCTTATGACTTCCTTCGCTTTGATTGCGGGGATGGCGCCGATCGCGATCGGATTGAACGAGGCTTCTAAGCAGAGAACTAGTATGGGTGTTGCGATCATCGGAGGATTGATCTCTTCGACGGTGCTTACCTTAGTGGTAGTTCCTGCTGCGTTCTCTTATATCGAAAAGCTGAACCAAATGGTTCGCAGGAATTCACCTAATCCGGACGCTTAA
- a CDS encoding acyltransferase family protein encodes MRSEETRRNLSIDLLRGLTVAGMILVNNPGTWSNMYWPLKHAKWNGCTPTDLVFPFFLFVVGAAIPFSIRNGLQVFPKILKRSLILIGLGLFLNLFGEWDLSELRIPGVLQRIGLTYFFCALVYTEKNLKFRIFLFSFLLIGYWILLGSIPPPGAELPSMVEGKDWGAWLDRTVFGEKHLWKFGKVWDPEGLLTSISAFGSVLAGIFIGEFLKKELELGRSYLKISLHLLFVGFAFLVLGGLWDLWFPINKSLWTSSYTLWTAGWAVLFLSLFSLLENQNTFLLRSFQVLFQPFGKNALLVFFGSGIYARSLNLISVHFADGKKTSLKNYIYVEYYKSWIDSPELSSFAYTITVISIWFCILFFLDRKKIYWKI; translated from the coding sequence TTGAGATCAGAAGAAACACGTCGTAATCTATCCATAGATCTTTTGAGAGGTCTGACAGTGGCCGGGATGATCCTAGTGAATAATCCAGGTACTTGGTCCAATATGTATTGGCCTCTGAAACATGCCAAGTGGAACGGATGCACTCCTACGGATCTGGTATTCCCTTTCTTTCTGTTCGTAGTAGGAGCCGCTATCCCATTCTCTATCCGGAATGGTTTACAAGTATTTCCTAAAATACTAAAGCGTTCCCTGATCCTGATCGGACTGGGCCTATTTCTGAATCTGTTCGGAGAATGGGATCTTTCGGAACTAAGGATCCCCGGAGTTCTGCAGAGGATAGGACTTACTTATTTCTTTTGTGCGTTAGTCTATACCGAAAAGAACCTGAAGTTTCGGATTTTCTTATTCTCATTCCTTCTCATCGGATATTGGATCTTACTAGGATCCATTCCTCCTCCTGGAGCGGAGCTCCCAAGCATGGTAGAAGGGAAGGACTGGGGTGCCTGGCTGGATCGAACCGTCTTTGGGGAAAAGCATCTCTGGAAATTCGGTAAGGTCTGGGATCCCGAAGGACTTTTGACCTCTATCAGCGCATTCGGCTCCGTACTTGCAGGTATTTTTATCGGAGAATTCCTGAAGAAGGAATTGGAGCTCGGAAGATCTTATCTCAAGATCTCTTTGCATCTTTTGTTCGTTGGATTTGCGTTTCTCGTCCTTGGCGGTCTTTGGGACTTATGGTTCCCGATCAATAAGAGCCTCTGGACAAGTAGCTATACTCTTTGGACTGCAGGTTGGGCCGTCCTGTTCCTATCCTTATTTTCTTTATTAGAAAACCAGAATACATTTCTTTTGCGTTCCTTTCAGGTATTGTTTCAGCCTTTTGGGAAGAATGCATTACTCGTATTTTTCGGTTCGGGGATCTATGCCAGATCTCTAAATCTTATTTCTGTCCATTTTGCGGATGGAAAGAAGACTTCTCTTAAGAATTACATCTACGTAGAATATTATAAAAGTTGGATCGATAGCCCGGAATTAAGCTCCTTCGCTTATACAATCACTGTGATTTCGATCTGGTTTTGTATCTTATTCTTCTTAGACAGGAAGAAGATCTATTGGAAGATCTGA
- a CDS encoding TolC family protein: protein MTQKQKKNQHIARSIASFGIFFWGFALFPETNQDLEKENLWTTSSLIRYSLENSVQAKLARLDLENSEYDWEKENGKYNFIGTLSANTTKTSNLPLPQFNLQGREITSNTISGGLSKAFTTGTTTNLTVSDNRFETDAGKRPEQIGTVAQQFAQPSLHFANIGFTLKQDLLKNVFGYQQKRSYEISRRMTSVRRLDAMNTLSRSVVQSLLSFWNLSLADENQKTAELLVRSVKTVKDITSSKVRLGVAEDYESGQWSALMISAENQLRQAKLEKDRARRDLLVSLGKDPETRMSIAMHMEDSLPALRGEEDELGEAFINRYDFRSIALQKQNATSSLEIAKNGLLPSLYVSGTYNMRQYDREFPQSFNGITAGRYGQNSAEIKMDYPLGNDTARAEYRNSLTQSRKIDMLYDQTREQVKTDVKQGLERIKTTYTVMEESKKNLTQAEKFYSGILPRYQYGRATSVNVKNALDLVAQARYGLMQAKVNYNTALVQYELSKGTLFRKHGLDVDEVLNQTDGDKK, encoded by the coding sequence ATGACACAGAAACAAAAAAAGAATCAGCATATCGCTCGATCCATCGCTAGCTTTGGAATTTTTTTCTGGGGGTTTGCCCTTTTCCCGGAAACAAATCAGGATCTGGAAAAGGAGAATCTTTGGACCACTTCTTCTCTCATTCGTTATTCTTTGGAGAACTCAGTGCAGGCAAAACTGGCTCGCTTGGATCTGGAGAATTCCGAATACGATTGGGAAAAGGAAAACGGTAAGTATAATTTTATCGGGACCCTAAGCGCCAATACTACGAAGACGAGTAATCTTCCTTTGCCTCAGTTCAATCTGCAAGGTAGGGAAATTACTAGTAATACTATCTCGGGCGGTCTTTCCAAGGCATTCACTACAGGAACAACGACCAATCTCACCGTTTCCGACAACCGTTTCGAAACGGATGCGGGTAAGAGACCGGAACAGATAGGAACTGTTGCGCAGCAATTCGCTCAGCCAAGTTTACATTTTGCGAATATAGGGTTCACTCTCAAACAGGATCTCTTAAAGAACGTATTCGGGTACCAGCAAAAAAGATCCTATGAGATCAGCCGCAGAATGACCTCCGTCCGTAGGCTGGACGCGATGAACACTCTCTCCAGATCAGTAGTCCAGTCTCTATTATCTTTTTGGAATCTTTCCTTGGCGGACGAGAACCAGAAAACTGCGGAGCTTTTAGTACGAAGTGTAAAAACCGTAAAGGACATCACTTCATCCAAGGTCCGATTGGGAGTTGCGGAGGATTATGAGTCCGGACAATGGAGCGCTCTTATGATCTCCGCAGAGAACCAACTCAGACAGGCTAAGCTGGAGAAGGATAGGGCTCGTCGGGACCTTTTAGTCTCTCTTGGAAAGGATCCGGAAACTAGGATGAGTATTGCGATGCATATGGAAGATTCCCTTCCCGCTTTAAGAGGAGAAGAAGACGAGCTCGGAGAGGCCTTCATCAATCGGTACGATTTCAGGAGCATTGCATTACAAAAACAAAATGCTACATCCTCACTGGAAATTGCAAAGAACGGATTATTACCTTCTCTTTATGTGAGTGGAACGTATAATATGCGCCAGTACGATCGGGAATTCCCTCAAAGTTTCAATGGGATTACGGCCGGCAGGTACGGACAGAATTCCGCAGAGATCAAAATGGACTACCCGCTAGGTAACGATACCGCTAGAGCGGAATATAGAAATTCTCTCACTCAGAGCAGAAAAATAGATATGCTCTATGATCAAACCAGGGAGCAAGTTAAAACTGATGTGAAACAAGGTCTAGAAAGGATCAAGACCACGTACACTGTTATGGAAGAGTCTAAGAAGAATTTAACCCAAGCGGAAAAGTTCTACTCTGGGATCCTTCCGAGATACCAATACGGAAGGGCAACTTCCGTGAATGTCAAAAACGCGTTGGATCTGGTGGCGCAAGCCAGATACGGACTCATGCAAGCGAAAGTAAATTATAACACAGCTCTTGTTCAATATGAACTCTCTAAAGGTACGCTATTCCGTAAACACGGATTGGATGTGGATGAGGTTCTGAACCAAACAGACGGAGACAAAAAATGA
- a CDS encoding acetyl-CoA C-acetyltransferase gives MSNAYVIDAVRTPRGKGKKRGTLASVHPQELSAATLKAIQERNGLKPEVVEEVVLGCVSQVDDQAACIARYAVMAAQWPNSVPGYTVNRFCGSGLQAVNNIANHVQSGAMAVGLGGGVESMSRVKMGADLGDRDFNIGNPNIQKHYNLVPQGISADLIATKYNISREEADKFAESSQLKADKAIKEGVFKKSIIPIKLEDGSVVETDENPRIESDYAFLSGLGAVFKTVGEKELDAIALRSYPEVGKINHIHTLGNSSGIVDGAASVLIANDEGIKKYGLKPRAKILSTVATGEDPTIMLTGPVSASKKALQMAGLKVEDIDLWEINEAFASVVLYTQKTLGIPLEKINVNGGAIALGHPLGATGAILLGTALDELERRNKRYALITLCIGGGMGIATVIEKI, from the coding sequence ATGTCCAACGCATACGTTATCGATGCGGTTCGTACCCCTCGCGGAAAAGGGAAAAAAAGAGGAACACTGGCTTCCGTTCACCCTCAGGAACTTTCCGCAGCGACCTTAAAAGCAATCCAAGAAAGAAACGGCTTAAAACCTGAAGTTGTCGAAGAAGTTGTACTCGGTTGCGTCTCTCAAGTAGACGACCAAGCAGCCTGCATTGCGCGTTATGCGGTCATGGCAGCACAATGGCCGAACTCTGTTCCAGGCTATACCGTAAACAGATTCTGCGGTTCCGGACTACAAGCAGTAAACAATATCGCAAACCATGTTCAATCCGGAGCGATGGCAGTAGGCCTCGGCGGCGGTGTTGAATCCATGAGCCGCGTTAAAATGGGTGCCGACCTAGGAGACAGGGATTTCAATATAGGAAATCCTAATATTCAAAAACATTATAATCTCGTTCCTCAGGGAATTTCCGCAGATTTGATCGCAACCAAATACAATATCTCTAGAGAAGAAGCGGACAAATTCGCTGAATCTTCCCAATTGAAAGCCGACAAGGCGATCAAGGAAGGAGTATTCAAGAAATCTATTATTCCTATTAAACTAGAAGACGGAAGCGTCGTAGAAACGGATGAGAACCCAAGAATCGAATCCGACTACGCATTCCTTTCCGGACTGGGCGCAGTATTCAAGACTGTTGGCGAAAAAGAACTGGATGCGATCGCTCTTAGATCCTATCCGGAGGTAGGAAAGATCAATCATATCCATACTCTTGGAAACTCTTCCGGGATCGTGGATGGAGCGGCCTCCGTTCTGATCGCAAACGACGAAGGGATCAAAAAATACGGACTAAAACCAAGAGCAAAGATCCTTTCTACCGTTGCGACAGGCGAGGATCCAACCATCATGTTGACCGGGCCGGTTTCCGCTTCCAAGAAAGCTCTGCAAATGGCAGGACTAAAAGTAGAAGATATCGATCTTTGGGAAATCAACGAGGCATTCGCATCCGTTGTCCTTTACACCCAAAAGACTCTCGGGATCCCTCTCGAAAAGATCAATGTAAACGGTGGAGCGATCGCTCTCGGACATCCGCTCGGAGCGACTGGAGCAATTCTACTCGGAACTGCTTTGGACGAGCTGGAAAGAAGGAACAAACGTTACGCCCTCATCACTCTCTGCATCGGCGGGGGAATGGGGATCGCAACTGTGATCGAAAAGATCTAA
- a CDS encoding YheT family hydrolase, translated as MDQLHPFKPPIHLRHPFIQTVLASLMRQNTPHHPMDRSSQATVIDAGKGVRLLGHYSKASANKALLILIHGWEGSMDSNYIQRTARRFFDKGVSIFRLNLRDHGETHHLNPEPFNGSLIRETYEAVRKIAKEFGPKLPVYLGGFSIGGNFTLRVAREHSRNKQTIPNLKHCIAVSPPLHPKSATEMMDSKLIIGRYFRDKWKLSLTKKNVHFPDLHPYPSIMEGKNVMDMTDRIIASTSQFKTIDDYFNTYTLGPEDFKDLKVDVTIVTAADDPIIRPKEFKEIPSVPKLKILMQKHGGHNGFYENLKGDCWYFKVFDRVIFG; from the coding sequence ATGGATCAACTCCATCCGTTTAAACCTCCGATTCATCTCCGACATCCTTTTATACAAACCGTTTTGGCTTCCCTCATGAGGCAGAACACTCCCCATCATCCTATGGACAGAAGCTCTCAAGCGACAGTAATAGACGCAGGCAAAGGAGTGAGGCTTCTAGGCCATTACTCCAAGGCATCCGCAAATAAGGCTCTTCTCATTCTGATCCACGGTTGGGAAGGAAGCATGGATTCTAATTATATCCAAAGGACTGCCAGAAGATTCTTCGATAAGGGAGTCTCCATCTTCCGTCTCAACCTAAGGGATCACGGAGAGACTCATCACCTGAATCCGGAACCGTTTAACGGAAGCTTAATACGTGAGACATACGAGGCAGTCCGCAAGATCGCTAAGGAATTCGGTCCTAAGCTTCCCGTTTATCTAGGTGGATTCTCCATAGGTGGGAATTTCACACTCAGGGTTGCGAGAGAACATTCCAGAAATAAACAAACGATCCCGAATCTAAAACATTGCATTGCAGTGAGTCCTCCTCTTCATCCTAAGAGCGCTACGGAGATGATGGATTCCAAACTGATCATAGGGAGATATTTTCGAGACAAATGGAAACTCTCTCTTACAAAGAAGAATGTACATTTCCCGGATCTTCATCCGTATCCTAGCATCATGGAAGGAAAGAATGTGATGGATATGACGGATCGGATCATAGCCTCTACCTCTCAATTCAAGACCATAGACGATTATTTTAATACCTATACTTTAGGTCCGGAAGATTTCAAGGATCTGAAAGTGGATGTCACTATTGTGACTGCTGCCGACGATCCGATCATCCGCCCTAAGGAATTCAAAGAGATCCCAAGCGTTCCCAAACTTAAAATATTGATGCAAAAGCATGGCGGTCATAATGGATTTTACGAAAATCTAAAAGGGGATTGTTGGTATTTCAAAGTGTTCGACCGAGTGATTTTCGGCTGA